The Paenibacillus tianjinensis genome has a window encoding:
- a CDS encoding glycosyltransferase, translating to MSQFSVLMSIYLKEIPEHFEKSLNSIIDQTLKPSQIVIVKDGPLTKELNTIIDEFKENNVNIVKVVNLKDNVGLGEALRVGLNQCDYELVARMDSDDICRTDRFEKQIMFMEKNLDISVMGSWIAEFEREPNDIISVRNVPLTHEEIIRTAKIRNPMNHMSVIFRKKDVINAGNYQSFLWNEDYYLWVRMLVNGYKFANISEVLLDVRTGQEMFKRRGGLKYFFVEIKLQRVFIFLGLIGKYVAVKNITKRLFIRLLPSEFRAYIYKRYLRNSNE from the coding sequence ATGTCTCAATTTTCCGTGTTGATGTCAATTTATCTCAAAGAGATACCAGAACATTTTGAAAAATCATTAAATAGTATAATTGATCAGACCTTAAAGCCGTCTCAGATTGTAATTGTGAAAGATGGTCCCTTAACTAAAGAATTAAATACGATAATCGATGAATTTAAAGAGAATAATGTAAATATCGTTAAAGTTGTGAATTTGAAAGACAACGTTGGATTGGGTGAAGCGCTGAGGGTTGGTCTCAATCAATGTGATTATGAATTAGTTGCTAGAATGGACAGTGATGATATTTGTAGAACAGATAGATTCGAAAAGCAAATTATGTTTATGGAAAAGAATCTAGATATAAGTGTGATGGGCTCATGGATCGCTGAATTTGAAAGGGAACCTAATGATATTATTTCTGTTAGGAATGTACCTTTAACCCATGAAGAAATTATAAGAACTGCGAAAATCCGGAATCCTATGAATCATATGTCTGTAATATTCAGAAAAAAAGATGTAATTAATGCTGGTAATTATCAAAGCTTCTTATGGAATGAAGATTATTATCTCTGGGTTAGAATGTTAGTTAATGGATATAAATTTGCTAATATTTCTGAAGTATTACTAGACGTGCGTACTGGACAGGAAATGTTTAAAAGAAGAGGCGGTTTGAAATATTTTTTTGTTGAAATCAAGTTGCAAAGAGTATTTATTTTTTTGGGATTAATTGGTAAATATGTAGCGGTGAAAAATATAACCAAACGATTATTTATTCGTTTACTTCCGAGTGAATTTCGTGCTTATATTTATAAAAGGTACTTAAGAAATTCAAATGAGTAG
- a CDS encoding NAD-dependent epimerase/dehydratase family protein — protein sequence MQQKFFPKLVSNKEDFYKTDFEKTIQLFEMCLNNNVKSVIFISTVAVYDNYPLINEYSIKAPNMSTEIQRYAEEAALEMF from the coding sequence GTGCAGCAAAAGTTTTTTCCTAAATTAGTATCTAATAAAGAAGACTTTTATAAGACGGATTTTGAAAAGACAATACAGCTATTCGAAATGTGTTTAAATAATAATGTTAAAAGTGTGATATTTATAAGCACTGTAGCGGTTTATGACAACTACCCTCTTATTAATGAATATTCTATAAAGGCACCAAATATGTCTACGGAAATTCAAAGGTATGCTGAGGAAGCAGCGCTGGAAATGTTTTAA
- a CDS encoding sugar transferase, translating to MKRIVDITFSLIGLILLSPFIVIIAIAIRLDSPGPVMFKQKRIGMGNSLFTIYKFRSMKIGTPDIPTDRINPADYVTAIGKFLRKTSLDEIPQLFNVFLGEMSFVGPRPALHNQNELIKSRTEKGIHHILPGITGWAQINGRDEIDTAEKVSLDEYYLKNWSIKLDFKILYLTCSYVFKAKGIKA from the coding sequence TTGAAAAGAATCGTTGATATTACATTTTCTTTAATTGGTTTAATATTGCTATCACCCTTTATAGTTATTATAGCAATAGCAATTAGACTAGATTCCCCAGGCCCTGTGATGTTTAAACAGAAAAGAATCGGAATGGGCAACTCGTTGTTTACCATTTATAAATTCCGTTCGATGAAAATAGGAACTCCTGATATTCCAACGGATCGAATTAATCCAGCTGACTATGTAACAGCCATCGGTAAATTTTTACGTAAAACAAGTTTAGATGAGATACCTCAATTATTTAATGTGTTTTTAGGAGAAATGAGTTTTGTAGGACCGAGACCTGCTTTACATAATCAAAATGAACTTATTAAGAGTAGGACGGAGAAAGGAATTCATCATATCCTTCCCGGCATTACCGGATGGGCACAGATAAATGGAAGGGACGAGATAGACACTGCTGAGAAGGTAAGTTTGGATGAATATTACCTTAAGAACTGGTCAATAAAGTTGGATTTTAAAATTCTATATTTAACATGTAGTTATGTATTTAAAGCAAAAGGAATAAAAGCATGA
- a CDS encoding stalk domain-containing protein, protein MSKVKIPAAALLLLLSIGAAPLTASAPLSASAASVATAATPSIYNNSAKVQNMNVKMIFDGVSMVPPSGQLVFIHNNTTYVPVRFMSYALQKSVTWDAKNLKVTVGEPSSAESVVIKEYIMNAANTKITFSESKPVTLTTVKASFVFDGVIKSLPANQTSYILNGALYVPLRFLSESVGNVINWDQKAKVITATSKAYQEQVNEGNTAGNAGQGATTTTPSQAGGSTSGKVSYEDITSATEAKLNALKSQSQSTLMSIALEYVAAKDDASKASIKNKGLEQLSSFTASFNSIVADAEQQLKANGYSTDIIQQYRSAFEAELQAGKDLAGNTAN, encoded by the coding sequence ATGAGTAAAGTCAAAATTCCTGCAGCAGCTCTACTGCTCCTCTTATCCATCGGGGCTGCCCCATTAACAGCTTCGGCACCTTTATCTGCATCGGCTGCTTCAGTGGCTACTGCCGCAACACCATCGATTTATAATAACTCTGCTAAAGTTCAAAATATGAATGTCAAAATGATATTTGATGGTGTAAGTATGGTACCGCCTTCTGGTCAATTAGTATTTATTCATAACAATACGACTTATGTACCTGTAAGATTTATGTCTTATGCACTGCAAAAGAGCGTTACCTGGGATGCTAAGAATCTCAAGGTTACCGTAGGTGAACCAAGCAGTGCTGAGTCGGTTGTAATTAAAGAATATATAATGAATGCTGCGAATACTAAAATTACCTTTTCTGAATCTAAACCTGTAACCTTAACTACAGTGAAGGCAAGCTTTGTATTTGATGGAGTTATCAAAAGTCTGCCTGCTAACCAGACTAGTTATATATTAAATGGAGCACTATATGTGCCGCTTCGCTTCCTTTCAGAATCAGTAGGAAACGTAATCAACTGGGATCAGAAAGCGAAGGTTATTACGGCTACATCTAAGGCTTACCAAGAACAAGTGAATGAAGGGAATACAGCTGGTAATGCAGGCCAGGGAGCAACTACTACAACTCCATCACAGGCCGGTGGCTCAACTTCTGGGAAAGTTTCATATGAAGACATAACAAGTGCAACGGAAGCTAAGCTTAATGCATTAAAAAGTCAAAGTCAGTCAACTTTGATGAGTATTGCACTTGAGTATGTAGCTGCCAAAGATGATGCTAGTAAAGCCAGTATTAAGAACAAGGGCTTAGAACAATTGTCTTCATTTACTGCAAGCTTTAATAGTATTGTGGCTGATGCCGAACAACAATTGAAAGCAAATGGATATAGTACAGATATCATTCAACAATATCGAAGTGCTTTTGAGGCGGAATTACAGGCTGGCAAAGATTTAGCTGGAAATACGGCAAATTGA
- a CDS encoding polysaccharide biosynthesis protein, producing MTAKSRVFVLFFIDLAIIWFSIATSYWFRFYDGIPHDYVVQMLQFGIISTIVIGGSLIYFGLYRRMWQYASIGEIVSILKAIVIGSISSYVIALLLLPARVPFGVEVRSMETILVLVGGVRFLWRVFRNDRITNKETETHALIVGAGDCGMLIAKEMMGPSFAHTRLIGFIDDDHNKYHMSILGLPVLGNRYDLPRLVKEKDIHEIIIAMPSISRTEISEIINLAKTTGAKLKIIPALNDLIAGKISVKKLRDVSVEDLLGREPIIADLNGILGYVHNKTVMVTGAGGSIGSELCRQVSPFAPEKLLLLGHGENSIYTIEMELRKKFPDLEIVTVIADVQDRNRMMDVFRTFRPHVVFHAAAHKHVPLMERNPSEAIKNNVFGTRNVADCADRFGAERFVMISSDKAVNPTSVMGATKRIAEMYVQSLNTTSHTKFSAVRFGNVLGSRGSVIPAFKQQIAAGGPVTVTHPEMVRYFMTIPEAVQLVIQSGSFAKGGEVFVLDMGEPVKILTLAEDLITLSGYEPYRDINITFSGIREGEKLYEELLTDEENLGSTQHDRIFIGKPNVISQNQLELEFKRLERVLTEEPSAIREVINQIVPMQPVAQAAIS from the coding sequence ATGACAGCAAAATCTAGAGTGTTCGTGTTGTTCTTCATTGATCTGGCCATCATTTGGTTCAGCATTGCTACCTCATATTGGTTCCGGTTCTATGATGGTATCCCTCATGATTATGTAGTCCAGATGCTGCAGTTTGGCATCATCTCGACGATTGTTATCGGGGGAAGCTTGATCTACTTCGGTCTTTACCGGCGGATGTGGCAATATGCCAGTATTGGAGAAATCGTCTCTATCCTTAAGGCGATTGTCATTGGTTCTATTAGTTCCTATGTGATAGCACTGCTGCTCCTTCCGGCACGAGTACCCTTTGGAGTGGAAGTTCGCTCGATGGAAACGATTCTGGTCTTGGTTGGGGGAGTGCGGTTCTTATGGAGAGTTTTTCGGAATGACCGGATCACTAATAAAGAAACCGAAACCCATGCACTGATTGTTGGAGCAGGGGATTGCGGCATGCTGATTGCGAAGGAAATGATGGGGCCTTCCTTTGCGCATACGAGATTGATAGGGTTCATAGATGATGATCACAATAAATATCACATGTCTATCTTGGGCTTGCCTGTGTTGGGGAATAGGTATGATCTGCCAAGGCTTGTCAAAGAAAAAGATATTCATGAGATCATAATTGCAATGCCATCTATATCGAGAACCGAGATCTCCGAGATTATCAATTTAGCCAAAACTACAGGTGCTAAGCTTAAAATTATTCCCGCACTTAATGATCTGATTGCCGGGAAAATATCTGTGAAGAAGCTTCGTGATGTTAGCGTGGAAGATTTACTAGGACGTGAGCCGATTATAGCAGATTTAAATGGCATTCTAGGCTATGTTCATAATAAGACGGTTATGGTAACGGGTGCTGGCGGATCTATTGGCTCGGAGTTGTGCCGTCAAGTTTCACCCTTTGCTCCAGAGAAGCTTCTATTGCTGGGTCATGGGGAAAATAGTATCTATACCATTGAAATGGAACTGCGTAAGAAGTTTCCTGATCTTGAGATTGTTACGGTCATTGCAGATGTACAAGACCGCAATCGCATGATGGATGTATTCCGCACGTTCAGACCGCATGTTGTCTTTCATGCGGCAGCGCATAAACACGTTCCTCTGATGGAGCGCAATCCATCGGAAGCGATTAAGAATAATGTCTTCGGAACAAGAAATGTGGCTGATTGTGCGGACCGATTTGGAGCAGAGCGATTTGTGATGATTTCATCTGATAAGGCGGTCAACCCTACTAGCGTAATGGGAGCAACCAAGCGTATTGCAGAAATGTACGTACAGAGTCTGAATACTACAAGCCACACTAAGTTCTCTGCAGTGCGATTCGGTAATGTCTTAGGTTCCCGGGGTAGTGTAATACCAGCCTTCAAACAGCAGATCGCTGCAGGTGGTCCTGTTACTGTCACCCATCCTGAAATGGTACGATATTTCATGACTATTCCTGAAGCTGTACAGTTGGTCATCCAATCCGGTTCTTTCGCCAAAGGCGGAGAAGTCTTTGTACTGGATATGGGTGAACCTGTGAAGATTCTTACCTTGGCCGAGGATTTGATAACCTTGTCAGGATACGAACCTTATAGGGATATCAATATTACGTTCTCTGGTATCCGCGAAGGTGAGAAGCTCTATGAAGAGCTCTTAACAGATGAAGAGAATCTGGGTTCGACTCAACATGATCGTATATTTATAGGTAAACCAAATGTAATCAGTCAGAATCAGCTAGAGTTGGAATTTAAGCGGTTGGAACGTGTATTAACCGAAGAGCCAAGTGCGATCCGCGAAGTGATTAATCAGATTGTTCCCATGCAGCCCGTTGCTCAAGCCGCTATTAGCTAA
- a CDS encoding CpsD/CapB family tyrosine-protein kinase, with protein sequence MSQQPNKQRHLITVTNPRSPVSEAFRALRTNIDFSSIDEQIQVIMVTSSGPEEGKSTVTANLAAAYAQADKKVLLIDGDLRKPTAHKTFSLSNRYGLSSLLSQQADLNEVIQESGVPNLYLMTSGPIPPNPAEMMASNRMSTVLQELRQQFDVIMFDTPPLLAVTDAQIVASKSDGVIMVVSYGKVKRDIAVKAKANLDRVGAKMLGVVLNNVKRKASEGYYYYYYGN encoded by the coding sequence ATGTCACAGCAGCCAAATAAACAACGCCATCTGATTACCGTAACGAATCCGCGTTCGCCTGTATCGGAAGCATTTCGGGCTTTGCGGACCAATATTGACTTTTCTTCGATTGATGAACAGATTCAGGTCATTATGGTCACATCTTCCGGACCTGAGGAAGGTAAATCCACAGTAACCGCGAATCTTGCGGCCGCCTATGCACAAGCAGATAAGAAAGTGCTTTTGATCGATGGAGACTTGCGGAAGCCTACGGCACACAAAACCTTTTCTTTAAGCAACCGTTACGGGTTATCTTCTTTGCTGTCACAGCAGGCGGATTTAAACGAGGTTATACAGGAATCTGGAGTTCCTAACCTATACCTTATGACTTCTGGTCCGATTCCTCCGAATCCAGCGGAGATGATGGCTTCGAACCGGATGAGTACAGTCCTGCAGGAGCTTCGTCAACAGTTTGATGTGATTATGTTCGATACTCCGCCGCTCTTAGCGGTTACGGATGCACAGATTGTGGCTTCCAAGAGTGATGGTGTGATTATGGTAGTCAGCTATGGCAAGGTGAAACGTGATATAGCCGTTAAGGCTAAGGCCAATCTTGATCGTGTAGGGGCGAAGATGCTGGGGGTAGTACTTAATAACGTCAAGCGCAAAGCTAGCGAAGGCTACTATTATTACTACTACGGAAATTGA
- a CDS encoding YveK family protein, which produces MSAQELDLRDYFQIVRKRLWMIVSIVIVVCLLAGVYSLYIKNPVYEASTKIIVNQTQQVQSAASQLDLNQINTNIQLINTYKEIIKTPAILDVVAKDYPQFNTTAEELLKKVNVSSVNNTQVMTLVVRDNSYQRAAEIVNAISLVFKQEIPSLFNVQNVSILNEAKLNPTVAPGPVEPNVVMNLAIAFIVSLMIGLGIAFLLEYMDDTLKTEEDIEKYLGLPTIAMITRLGQEETKSTETQAQKLSRKAGDLEHVTAAK; this is translated from the coding sequence TTGTCAGCACAAGAATTGGATCTTCGCGATTATTTTCAGATTGTAAGAAAGAGACTGTGGATGATTGTAAGTATTGTTATCGTCGTCTGTCTTCTTGCCGGTGTGTATAGCCTATACATTAAGAATCCGGTGTATGAAGCTTCAACGAAGATTATTGTTAATCAGACACAGCAAGTGCAGTCAGCAGCATCACAGCTGGATTTGAATCAGATTAATACTAATATTCAATTAATTAACACGTACAAGGAAATTATTAAGACACCAGCCATTCTGGATGTTGTAGCCAAGGACTATCCGCAATTTAACACTACTGCAGAAGAGTTGCTGAAGAAGGTTAATGTGAGTTCGGTAAATAATACGCAGGTGATGACACTTGTCGTTCGAGATAATTCTTATCAGAGAGCAGCAGAAATCGTGAATGCCATTTCACTTGTGTTCAAGCAGGAAATTCCCTCCCTGTTCAATGTACAGAACGTATCGATTTTGAATGAAGCCAAGCTTAATCCTACTGTTGCACCAGGACCGGTTGAACCTAATGTAGTGATGAACCTGGCAATTGCCTTTATCGTTTCACTGATGATCGGCCTGGGGATTGCCTTCCTGCTGGAGTACATGGATGACACCCTGAAGACAGAAGAGGATATTGAGAAATACCTGGGTCTGCCGACGATAGCAATGATAACCAGACTCGGACAAGAAGAGACCAAGTCTACAGAAACGCAAGCACAGAAGCTATCCAGAAAGGCAGGGGATCTCGAACATGTCACAGCAGCCAAATAA